GGAACTCGGAGCTGTTGAGGTAGCCAATGACTATCGTGGTCTGGGCCTGGGTAGCCGAATGATTCGGATTGCCTTTGAGGATGGACAGCTTGAATCCTATATTATTTTTACGACCGAATACTATTGGCATTGGGATTTAAAAGGCAGCGGTCTCTCCGTATGGGAATACCGCCGCATGATGGAGCGTCTAATGAAAACTGTAGATATGGTCTGGTACGCCACGGATGATCCTGAAATATGCTCACATCCTGCTAACTGTCTGATGGTACGAATGGGAAAGGATGTGCCCCTCGCATCACAAGAGCAGTTTGACCATATCCGATTTGTCCGAAGATTCATGTATTAAAAAAATTATACCATTAGCCCAAATGCTTGAGCATGAACTCCACAATACGATGCGAACGATGTGAAGCTTCTACCGTAAATTCAGCATAATTAACGTGGGCCGATCCATCAGCCTTATCTGACATAGATCGTAGTACAACATAAGGCACAGCGTTCATATGAGCTGTCTGAGCCACAGCCGCACCCTCCATTTCGGTACAAGCGCCGTCCATTTCCTGATGCAATGCAGTCACTAACTCACGATGTGCAACAAATTGATCGCCAGAAAGTACCTTGCCGACAATATACCGATCGCCAAACGATTTGCAGGCTTGCTCAGCTAGACTTACAAGCTCGGGATCAGCCACAAACTCTGAGGTGTCCTGATAAGGAATGACCCCTCTGGCATAACCCAAAGGCGTTACATCCATATCATGCTGCATACATGTTGATGAGATGACAATATCCCCAATGTTTAAATCAGGATGAACCGCCCCTGCCACTCCCGTGAATATAATCTGTTCTACACCAAAATGATCAATCAGGATTTGTGTTGTTACCGCCGCATTAACCTTGCCTACACCGGATTTACAGACGACGACTCTTTGCCCGTGAATGATTCCTGTAGTGTAAGTGATTCCAGCCTTGACCGTCTTACTCGCTTCCGTCATCGCTGCCAGCAGCAATTCAATCTCTTCATCCATAGCACCCATTAATCCATAAAGTCGGCTCATTACGCATCCCTCTATTCTTAGTTTGATGATGATGTCCAGAAGAAGCTTTATATCCACGAAAAAAGCTCCATCAAAGGAGCTTTCATCGAAGGTATATCCTATTCAGCACTGCGTCTAGTCTAAATAATTAACTGACAACCGCAAAATAGTTTCATGCGGCAAAATAACGCGAGGGTTCTCCACGTTTTCCTTTTTCATCAGCTTGGTCAGCAAACGCATCGCTACCGCACCCAAATCGTACATCGGTTGCGCGACGGTTGTCAGCTGAGGACGAACCATAGAGGCCATACGAATATTATCAACACTGATTACCGAAAAATCATCAGGAACTTTCAATCCCTCATCTTGAATACTATGGATCGCACCAATTGCCATTTCATCCGTTGCAGCAAAAATCGCACTTGGCTTCTTCTTCAGGCCGAGAAAATATTTCATGGCTTCAACACCAGATTCATAACGGTAGTTCCCGATTCGCACCAGATCCTCCTGATAATCAATTCCGGCTGCTTCCAATGCTCTCTTGTAACCTTGGAAACGTGCATAGCCGTTTGCAGGGTCTTGAAGCGTACCACTGATCATTGCGATTTGACGGTGTCCATGGCGGATCAACGTGTTTACTGCATCAAAAGCAGCCGCTTCATGGTCAATATCGACCGAAGGATAGCTTCCTTTTTCATCACTCGTTGCACATAGAACGATAGGGACCGCAGCTGTATGGAACGCCTGAATATGCTCGTCCGTTACTGTACCACCCATGAACAGAAGACCATCCACTTGCTTTTCAAGCAATGTGTTGATGACACGAATCTCTTTTTCTTTTCGCTTGTCGGCATTACACAAAATAATATTATAGTGATACATATTCGCTATATCCTCAATACCGCGTGCAATTTCTGCAAAAATTGAGTTCGATATATCCGGTATAACCACGCCGACGGTCGTTGTCTTCTTGCTGGCCAGACCTCTAGCGACCGCATTTGGGCGATATCCCAATTGTTCAATCGCTTCGTACACTTTCTTGCGGGTCTGAGGTTTCACATTAGGATTATTGTTAACTACGCGGGACACTGTGGCCATTGAGACACCAGCTTCGCGAGCTACATCATAGATCGTTACCGTCACATTCCTTCTCTCCATTGCCAATAAATTTTCAACCGAATCCTAGATCAACTAATTAGAACCATGATACGACAAAATACTACTTTATGCAACGACAGCACACATTCTATCTATGTGAGATGATCGTGGAGTGCACGGGCTGTAATATTCGAATGGGATGTATGCCAAACAGCTTCTCCGCCCTTGATTAAAATGGCCTGCGGGGATTCATGCTTCACCTGAAGCCTGTCCGCGGTTTCATTGGACACCGGCCGATCTTCTACTACATAAATGATACCGTATTCAATATTTTCGTTGGGAGCGTCATGCAAATAGGACTCCACTTCCTGATATGCGCCTGCACTTATCGGACAACGTGTGCTATGTTTAAAGAGAAGCAACGGCTGTCTGATGACGCTTCCAGAGCCGTATCTAATTGTTGAACAGTAGTCATTTTTGTCATCGTCGCCATTGGATATACATTCCTTTCTGTGTCTTGTCGTATGGCCTATTCCCATCGTAACAAAAAGAACATGTAAAATCCAATGGTGACCATGAAAATTTTCATATTTTTTAGTTTTTTGTATTTGTAAATACCGATTCACTGGTAAAACCGGATAATTGGACCAATTTTTTCTCTACATCATTCATCCAATCTTCGTCTCCCAGACTTCTCGCATAGCGATAAAGATCCAGTAAGAGATTAATTCGAAGCTCCATCCGCTCCTCCAAAGCAGATTGCCAATCTACATTGGGATTGTCCGCTTCCTCCAGTACAAGCTTGCGAATGATTTCTGCCAGTTCATTGTTGCGAGCAAAAGAAATTCTCCGCGCCGTAGGTTTGCTCCCTAGACTTTGTAATAGTGCCTTAATGTCCTTCGTCACATGCTGCAAAACCTCACTGGAAAAGCATGACGAGCATGAGAATACAGGGACGTGCAAAATTTCAACCTTGTCCGCATAGATTACCTTTCGCAGTTCCAGTCCCATCGGTTTGCCACATTGACATTGCTTATGCATTTAACCACCTCATTACGTAGGATCAAACTATACGAGGATCTCATCAGAATCCAAATATATCTATCTACTAGTCTAATAAATATTTGTTAACTCCATTAAATCTATCATACCTTGTTTTATTTCGACTTTGGGACTTCAAATCCTTCCACACGTTGCAGCTATGAACAAATTACCAAAGCTTTGGCGGGTCAGAAAATGACGACAATTGCCGTCAAAGAGCAGACTACTAACATAAGAATCTGCGAAGGAATGGACTTCGGGCGTTCTTTTTCTTAAGATGTAAAAGTACAGATTACAAAACAGAGGTGTCATCATGTGACGCACGAAAGGATGGTTGGATGTCAAGACTTGCCGGAAAAAAGGTTATCGCCCTAGTGGATGAGGAATTCGAGGATCTGGAGCTGTGGTATCCAATTTACCGTGTTCGTGAAGAAGGTGCAGAAGTGCATTTAGCCGGTGCGGAAAAGGGTAAAAAATATATTGGAAAATATGGCGTACCTGCTGAAGCGGAATATGCCTTTGAGGAACTGAATAGCAGTGATTATGACGGGATTCTCGTCCCTGGCGGTTGGGCACCTGATAAACTGCGCCGCTATCCCAAAGTAATTCAACTCGTACAGGAGTTTCATGCTGCTCATAAGCCGATTGGACAAATCTGTCATGCAGGCTGGGTACTGATTTCTGCTAAAATTTTGGATGGTGTTACGGTAACTTCCACACCAGGTATTCGTGATGATATGGAAAATGCAGGAGCTACCTGGAAGGATGAAGCTGTTGTGACGGATGGGCATATTGTTTCTGCTCGTCGGCCGCCCGATCTTCCACCTTACGGAAAAGCGTTCTGCGATTTGTTAGCAGATAACACCTAAACCGTAATCACAACAGACTGTCAACAAGATGAAAAAAGAACCTTCAAAACCATGAATGAGGTGGTTTTGAAGGTTCTTTTTCGTCCAAACCATGCTACGCCATTAAGGTTTGTCACGACAAGTCTAACAGTATGGAGTTTTTGGCTCCCCCCAAAAGTGTATGCTAATTGCGAAGCTTTGCGGACATTACATATTACTGCCGTCCAGGCCCGGCCGGAGTGCAGCTGACATTAGCTGCAGTCAGCTTGTCTTCAATCGCTGCACCAGTGGACATGCCAAAGCAAACCTGAGCGACCGTCGTTGCCTCAGATGCAGTCGTATTCAGCACACGATGCTTGACCCGCAATAAAGATTGGGGAGACATGCTGAGTTGATGAATCCCCAGTTCCAGCCAAAGCGGAACGGACCGTTCATCTCCAGCCATCTCACCACATACACTCACATCAATTCCTGCTTGATGTGCCGCTTGTGCAGTCATGCGCAGCATTCGAAGTACAGCTGGATGGTATGGATGGTACATATGTGCAATCTGCTCATTCATACGGTCTACAGCCAGCACATATTGAACCAGATCATTCGTTCCGATACTAAAAAAATTGGTTTCAGCTGCCAATAAATCAGCGATCATCGCTGCAGCCGGTACCTCAATCATAATTCCTCGCTGAATGTTCGGATTATAGGCAAGCCCTCTTGCATCCAAATCCGCCATAGCCTCCTTCAAAAGAGCATCTGCCTGGCGGACCTCCTCTACAGATGAGATCATCGGATACATTACCTTGATATTTCCCATTGCACTGGCTCGCAAAATTGCAGTCAACTGGGTTTTAAACAATTCTTTCCAATCCAGACTGATCCGTATAGCACGGTAACCCAGAAAAGGATTTTCTTCCTCTGGTAGTTGAAGATAGTCCAACGGCTTATCTCCACCGATATCCAAGGTACGGATGACCACAGAGTGGTTTCCTGCCTTTTCTGCTATCAGCCGATATACTTCATACTGTTCCTCTTCATCTGGAGCAGATTTGCGATCCATGTATAAAAATTCCGTGCGGAACAGTCCTACACCTTGAGCGCCATGCTTCAAAGCTGCCTCCAGCTCTTTAATCGAACTAATATTGGCCGCCAGCCTCAGGGTGGTTCCATCCTTAGTCACGGCATCTACAGAAGCAAGTACCTGAAGCTGCTCTTTTCTACGTCGCTGCTCGTCGCGCAAAATTTTATAATGATCAGTTACCGTTTTTTCCGGATTCACATAAACTTTGCCCAGGTCTCCGTCCACAACCATTATGTCTCCCGTTTGAACGGGCAAATTCAGATTGCTCTCCAGTCCTGAAACGAGTGGAATCCCAAGTGCACGGGCCATGATCGCAGAATGCGAAGTTTTACCACCATTCATAGTTACAATCCCTAAAACATAGCTAGGATTCAAGTGTGCCGACTGGGAGGGTGAGAGCTCCTTGGCTACCAGAATATAGGGCTGTGTGTCCTTGGGAAGAGTCACCTCCGGTGCACCCAGCAAATGCTTGAGCAGCCGGTTCCCCACATCTTTGATATCGATTGCCCGCTCCTTCATATATTCATCGTCCAGTAAATCAAACATTGTCACAAAATGATCAATGGCTTCCTTCACGGCCACCTCGGCCGCCTTGTACTGACGCTCAATAATTCCACGAATTTCATTCATGAATTCCGGATCTTCCAATATCGCAAGATGAGCATCAAAGATGCTGGATTCTTCTGGCCCCACCATCTCTCGAAACTCATCCTTAATAAACTGGATTTCACTTTTGGATGTGCGTATCCCTTCATACAAACGTTCAAATTCCTTTGCAAGATCTACCGCATCCATTTTTTGATCAGGTAAATCCCACTCCCAGCTCGGCAGGACAAATGCCTTCCCGATTGCCACACCTGCTGCGGCGCCGATGCCTTCTATCATGTTTCTACCCCTCCAACATTCCTGTCATGCAGCACAACGGACATTACCGAGGCCTGACCTTTTTTTACTGTTTTAAACGGAGCAAAGCTCCACGACTTGACGCGATCCGGATTCGTGATGACCATAGGAGTCACCAGCGATGGAGCTTGCTCTCGTAGCGCCTGCAAATCAAATTTGATCAGCAATTGCCCCGGTTCCACCGTATCGCCTGCTTCTACCATAGCAGTAAAATTCCCTTTTAGCTGTGAAGTATCAATCCCGATGTGAAGTAGAACTTCAAGTCCTTCTCGTGTGGAGATGCCTAAAGCGTGCATGGTCGGATACAAATGCATCACAGTACCATACACCGGAGAAACAAGTTCACCGCGTTCAGGAACAAAAGCAACACCGTCCCCAACCAGCTTCGTCGCAAAAATTTTGTCAGGCACTTCATGAATCGGTAGCATTTTTCCATGTACAGGAGCGTTGAACAAAATTTGAGGGAGATCACGCTCCATCAGCTTCGCGATTTCCTCACGAATCAGTTCTGAATACGTTCCGAATACAACCTGCAAATTACCCCCACCCAGATTGATAAGCCCAGCCGATCCCAAAGCCTTCATCGCTCCGGTATCAATCAGCCTGTCATTGTGGACGGTCAGCCGCAAACGTGTGATGCAGGCCTCTACTTGCACAATATTTTCCTTCCCGCCAAGTGCTTCCAAAATAAGCGGAGCACTATAAGGAATATTGCCGGCCCAATCCTCCAGAACCGAACCTTCCTCGCGTCCAGGAGTTGGAATACGGAACCGCCGGATAGCCCATCGAAACAGTACATAATACACAAGCCCGTACGCGACTCCCACTGGAATTAACAACCAGGCGTTATGTGAGAGATGAAAATTAAGGACATAATCTATAAAACCCGCCGAATAGGAAAATCCGTGATGAATATCCAGCTCAAAGGTAAGCCACATGGCCAGCCCAGACATAACTGCATGCACGAGGAACAAATAAGGAGCAGCAAACAAAAAGGCAAACTCAATCTGTTCCGACACTCCAGTAAAAAAGCAAACAAGCGCAGCTGTCAAAAATGTTTTTTGCACCTTTGGCTTCAAATCTTCACGCGCTTCCTGAATGATCGCCAGCGCAATGGCAGGGATCGCAAACATCATAATGGGGAACAAC
The Paenibacillus peoriae DNA segment above includes these coding regions:
- a CDS encoding GNAT family N-acetyltransferase, yielding MQHLKLYHSDTLDHNGQTIYVEGPVSADQLRSFQMHKQLDAFRKPREQFDALVDISELPEGRIIIAHNGETLMGYVTFHYPDEMERWSEAGMKDLLELGAVEVANDYRGLGLGSRMIRIAFEDGQLESYIIFTTEYYWHWDLKGSGLSVWEYRRMMERLMKTVDMVWYATDDPEICSHPANCLMVRMGKDVPLASQEQFDHIRFVRRFMY
- a CDS encoding 5'-methylthioadenosine/adenosylhomocysteine nucleosidase, with translation MSRLYGLMGAMDEEIELLLAAMTEASKTVKAGITYTTGIIHGQRVVVCKSGVGKVNAAVTTQILIDHFGVEQIIFTGVAGAVHPDLNIGDIVISSTCMQHDMDVTPLGYARGVIPYQDTSEFVADPELVSLAEQACKSFGDRYIVGKVLSGDQFVAHRELVTALHQEMDGACTEMEGAAVAQTAHMNAVPYVVLRSMSDKADGSAHVNYAEFTVEASHRSHRIVEFMLKHLG
- the ccpA gene encoding catabolite control protein A produces the protein MTVTIYDVAREAGVSMATVSRVVNNNPNVKPQTRKKVYEAIEQLGYRPNAVARGLASKKTTTVGVVIPDISNSIFAEIARGIEDIANMYHYNIILCNADKRKEKEIRVINTLLEKQVDGLLFMGGTVTDEHIQAFHTAAVPIVLCATSDEKGSYPSVDIDHEAAAFDAVNTLIRHGHRQIAMISGTLQDPANGYARFQGYKRALEAAGIDYQEDLVRIGNYRYESGVEAMKYFLGLKKKPSAIFAATDEMAIGAIHSIQDEGLKVPDDFSVISVDNIRMASMVRPQLTTVAQPMYDLGAVAMRLLTKLMKKENVENPRVILPHETILRLSVNYLD
- a CDS encoding type 1 glutamine amidotransferase domain-containing protein yields the protein MSRLAGKKVIALVDEEFEDLELWYPIYRVREEGAEVHLAGAEKGKKYIGKYGVPAEAEYAFEELNSSDYDGILVPGGWAPDKLRRYPKVIQLVQEFHAAHKPIGQICHAGWVLISAKILDGVTVTSTPGIRDDMENAGATWKDEAVVTDGHIVSARRPPDLPPYGKAFCDLLADNT
- the ptsP gene encoding phosphoenolpyruvate--protein phosphotransferase — encoded protein: MIEGIGAAAGVAIGKAFVLPSWEWDLPDQKMDAVDLAKEFERLYEGIRTSKSEIQFIKDEFREMVGPEESSIFDAHLAILEDPEFMNEIRGIIERQYKAAEVAVKEAIDHFVTMFDLLDDEYMKERAIDIKDVGNRLLKHLLGAPEVTLPKDTQPYILVAKELSPSQSAHLNPSYVLGIVTMNGGKTSHSAIMARALGIPLVSGLESNLNLPVQTGDIMVVDGDLGKVYVNPEKTVTDHYKILRDEQRRRKEQLQVLASVDAVTKDGTTLRLAANISSIKELEAALKHGAQGVGLFRTEFLYMDRKSAPDEEEQYEVYRLIAEKAGNHSVVIRTLDIGGDKPLDYLQLPEEENPFLGYRAIRISLDWKELFKTQLTAILRASAMGNIKVMYPMISSVEEVRQADALLKEAMADLDARGLAYNPNIQRGIMIEVPAAAMIADLLAAETNFFSIGTNDLVQYVLAVDRMNEQIAHMYHPYHPAVLRMLRMTAQAAHQAGIDVSVCGEMAGDERSVPLWLELGIHQLSMSPQSLLRVKHRVLNTTASEATTVAQVCFGMSTGAAIEDKLTAANVSCTPAGPGRQ
- a CDS encoding glucose PTS transporter subunit IIA, with translation MNWLGSLQQLGRAVMLPTMVLPAAAILLSLGSLPWSTWGFPMVSDMANAAGHGIFYFLPYLFAVGVALGMSNQAGQAGLAALAGMAIYDQVTLRFGNGLIQPATLIGIILGVISGVAYNRFKSIKLPEVLQFFGGTRFVLLLIGLFSAVFAGLMLIIAPLIQRGLQFIVGLESSLGGFGLFIYGILYRLLAAFGLHHLLNNIFWFQLGTYKTPSGNVVQGDLPRFFAGDPTAGYFMSGLFPIMMFAIPAIALAIIQEAREDLKPKVQKTFLTAALVCFFTGVSEQIEFAFLFAAPYLFLVHAVMSGLAMWLTFELDIHHGFSYSAGFIDYVLNFHLSHNAWLLIPVGVAYGLVYYVLFRWAIRRFRIPTPGREEGSVLEDWAGNIPYSAPLILEALGGKENIVQVEACITRLRLTVHNDRLIDTGAMKALGSAGLINLGGGNLQVVFGTYSELIREEIAKLMERDLPQILFNAPVHGKMLPIHEVPDKIFATKLVGDGVAFVPERGELVSPVYGTVMHLYPTMHALGISTREGLEVLLHIGIDTSQLKGNFTAMVEAGDTVEPGQLLIKFDLQALREQAPSLVTPMVITNPDRVKSWSFAPFKTVKKGQASVMSVVLHDRNVGGVET